Proteins encoded by one window of Hafnia alvei:
- a CDS encoding divergent polysaccharide deacetylase family protein, with protein sequence MRFFNAVTSALLILTCSTVSAYAGKLAIVIDDFGYRPQEENKILQMPLAISVAVLPTAPHAREMANKAHAQGREILIHLPMAPISKQPLEKDTLQPSMSEAEIQRIIRQSVNAVPYAVGMNNHMGSLMTSNLQGMQKVMRTLEQYHFLYFLDSMTIGNSQVTNASAGTGIKVIKRKVFLDDSQNEAAIRQQFNRAIQIARKSGSAIAIGHPHPSTVRVLQQMLPSLPADIVLVRPSSLLNGASVPDKNPLPTQQKPRNPFHGVKQCISKKAPEKVYATTMFDAISTSVANSAPVKFIQARWHYWL encoded by the coding sequence TTGCGCTTTTTCAATGCTGTCACCTCCGCACTTCTGATTCTTACCTGTAGCACGGTATCTGCCTATGCAGGGAAATTAGCTATCGTCATTGACGATTTTGGCTATCGCCCACAAGAAGAAAATAAAATCCTGCAGATGCCTTTAGCTATCTCCGTTGCCGTTTTGCCCACCGCACCTCATGCGCGTGAAATGGCAAACAAAGCGCATGCTCAGGGGCGCGAAATTCTGATCCACCTGCCAATGGCGCCAATTAGCAAACAGCCGCTAGAGAAAGACACATTACAACCCTCAATGAGCGAGGCTGAAATCCAGCGAATCATCCGCCAATCCGTAAACGCTGTGCCTTATGCCGTTGGGATGAACAACCATATGGGCAGCCTGATGACGTCAAACCTGCAGGGCATGCAGAAAGTTATGCGCACACTGGAGCAGTATCATTTTCTTTATTTTCTCGACAGCATGACGATCGGCAATAGTCAGGTGACAAACGCTTCTGCCGGTACAGGGATAAAAGTCATTAAGCGCAAAGTCTTTCTGGATGATTCTCAAAACGAAGCCGCTATCCGCCAACAGTTTAACCGCGCCATTCAAATTGCACGGAAAAGTGGGTCCGCAATAGCCATCGGCCATCCGCATCCATCAACGGTACGCGTATTACAACAAATGCTGCCGTCGTTACCGGCAGATATTGTGTTGGTTCGCCCTAGCTCACTGCTTAATGGCGCTTCCGTACCAGATAAAAATCCGCTGCCAACACAGCAAAAACCACGTAACCCATTCCATGGTGTTAAACAATGCATCAGCAAAAAAGCACCAGAGAAGGTGTACGCCACCACCATGTTTGATGCCATTAGCACCAGCGTAGCAAATTCAGCTCCGGTGAAATTCATACAGGCCCGCTGGCATTACTGGCTGTAA
- the envC gene encoding murein hydrolase activator EnvC — protein sequence MRGKDQFHESKVALALKADKNIGDKPTRLSPTPAAFRMLPILCASVIYAGAWFSSFPIQAADDNKQQLKSIQQNIAEKEKAVKQQQQQRSSLQDQLKAQEKIIAQASRSLRETQSELATLSANVTKLTASIKKLQSQENKHLKLLEHQLDMAFRLGKHTGIQVLLSGEESQRSERILAYFGYLNEARQKNIDKLNQTRTDLASEKKELEAAQNQQKAILVTQQQAQQQLESARAQRQKTLSALESSLAKDQQQLSEMKANESRLRDQIAKAEREAKARAEREAREAAKLQAQMKAKEEQAKKKGTTYKYKPTESERSLIARTGGLGRGNGQAMWPVRGRTIHSFGETLQGELRWKGMVIAASEGSEVKAIADGRVLLADWLQGYGLVVVVEHGKGDMSLYGYNQSALVNVGAQVRAGQPIALVGNSGGQGQPALYFEIRRQGQAVNPLPWLGR from the coding sequence ATGAGGGGAAAAGATCAATTTCACGAATCAAAGGTAGCCTTAGCGCTCAAAGCGGATAAAAACATCGGCGATAAACCCACCCGTTTATCGCCCACTCCCGCAGCGTTTCGCATGTTACCGATACTGTGTGCCAGCGTAATCTATGCTGGCGCATGGTTTTCCTCATTCCCCATTCAGGCCGCTGATGACAACAAGCAGCAGCTAAAATCTATTCAGCAAAACATTGCTGAAAAAGAAAAAGCCGTCAAACAACAGCAACAGCAACGCAGTTCGCTGCAAGATCAGCTTAAAGCGCAGGAAAAAATCATTGCTCAGGCGAGCCGTTCTCTTCGAGAAACGCAGTCTGAACTGGCAACGCTAAGTGCCAACGTTACCAAGCTGACCGCATCGATTAAAAAACTTCAGTCGCAAGAAAACAAACACCTGAAGCTGCTCGAGCATCAGCTCGATATGGCTTTTCGTTTAGGCAAACATACCGGTATTCAGGTTTTACTGAGCGGTGAAGAAAGCCAGCGCAGCGAGCGTATTTTGGCTTACTTTGGTTATCTTAATGAAGCACGCCAAAAAAATATCGATAAGCTAAACCAAACCCGCACCGACTTAGCCAGCGAAAAGAAAGAGCTGGAAGCAGCACAGAATCAGCAAAAAGCGATTCTGGTTACCCAGCAGCAAGCGCAGCAGCAGTTGGAGTCAGCCCGAGCTCAGCGCCAAAAAACCCTGTCAGCATTGGAAAGCTCACTGGCTAAAGATCAGCAACAGCTCTCCGAAATGAAAGCGAACGAATCGCGCCTGCGCGATCAAATCGCCAAAGCCGAGCGTGAAGCGAAAGCTCGCGCCGAGCGTGAAGCTCGCGAAGCCGCCAAGCTCCAAGCCCAAATGAAGGCCAAAGAAGAGCAGGCGAAGAAAAAAGGCACGACGTATAAATACAAACCAACGGAAAGCGAGCGTTCATTGATAGCGCGCACCGGTGGTTTAGGACGTGGCAATGGTCAGGCAATGTGGCCCGTTCGTGGCCGAACTATTCACAGTTTCGGCGAAACGCTACAGGGCGAACTGCGCTGGAAAGGGATGGTGATTGCCGCATCCGAGGGCAGTGAAGTGAAAGCCATCGCAGATGGACGCGTACTGCTTGCCGATTGGCTGCAAGGTTATGGTCTGGTTGTTGTGGTTGAACACGGCAAAGGCGATATGAGTCTGTACGGCTATAACCAAAGCGCTTTGGTTAACGTCGGCGCACAAGTTCGCGCAGGACAGCCTATCGCGCTGGTCGGTAATAGCGGTGGCCAAGGCCAGCCTGCTCTTTACTTTGAAATCCGCCGCCAAGGCCAAGCCGTCAATCCACTACCGTGGCTTGGACGTTAG
- the gpmM gene encoding 2,3-bisphosphoglycerate-independent phosphoglycerate mutase has translation MSSAKKPMVLVILDGYGYREETQDNAILNAKRPVMDRLWKEYPHTLISASGLDVGLPDGQMGNSEVGHVNLGAGRIVYQDLTRLDKEIKDGDFFANEVLVGAVDKAVSLGKAVHIMGLMSPGGVHSHEEHILAMVELAAKRGAEAIYLHAFLDGRDTPPRSAENTLKRFTEKFAELGKGRIASIVGRYYAMDRDNRWDRVQLAYDLLTEAKGEYTAENAVAGLEAAYARDENDEFVKPTVIKAAGEADASMNDGDALIFMNFRADRARQITRTFVNADFDGFKRNKVVNFSNFVMLTEYAADIKAACAYPPSSLANTFGEWLMKHDKTQLRISETEKYAHVTFFYNGGVEEPFKGEDRILINSPKVATYDLQPEMSSAELTEKLVGAINSGKYDAIICNYPNGDMVGHTGIYDAAVKAVETLDHCVGQVVEAVQNVGGQLLITADHGNAELMRDQVTGAAYTAHTNLPVPLIYVGKPAKAVEGGKLSDIAATMLTMIDMEVPKEMTGKPLFIVE, from the coding sequence ATGTCGAGCGCCAAAAAACCAATGGTACTGGTAATTCTGGACGGTTATGGTTACCGCGAAGAAACCCAAGATAACGCGATTCTTAACGCTAAACGTCCCGTTATGGATCGTCTGTGGAAAGAGTATCCGCACACCCTGATTTCTGCTTCCGGTTTGGACGTAGGTCTGCCTGACGGCCAGATGGGTAACTCTGAAGTTGGTCACGTAAACCTTGGCGCAGGCCGCATCGTTTATCAAGATCTGACCCGTCTGGACAAAGAAATCAAAGATGGCGACTTCTTTGCCAATGAAGTTTTGGTCGGTGCGGTTGATAAAGCCGTATCTCTGGGTAAAGCCGTTCACATCATGGGTCTGATGTCTCCGGGTGGCGTTCATAGCCACGAAGAACACATTCTTGCTATGGTCGAATTGGCAGCCAAGCGTGGCGCAGAAGCTATCTACCTGCACGCATTCTTGGATGGACGCGACACCCCGCCGCGTAGTGCTGAAAATACACTGAAACGATTCACCGAGAAATTTGCCGAATTGGGCAAAGGCCGCATCGCGTCCATAGTTGGTCGCTACTACGCAATGGACCGAGATAACCGTTGGGACCGCGTTCAGTTAGCTTACGACCTGCTGACTGAAGCGAAAGGCGAATACACCGCAGAAAATGCGGTTGCAGGTCTTGAAGCGGCTTACGCTCGCGACGAAAACGACGAATTTGTTAAACCAACTGTTATCAAAGCGGCAGGTGAAGCTGATGCCTCCATGAACGACGGCGATGCGCTGATCTTCATGAACTTCCGTGCTGACCGTGCTCGCCAAATCACTCGCACTTTCGTTAACGCTGACTTTGACGGTTTCAAACGCAACAAAGTGGTTAACTTCAGCAACTTCGTGATGTTGACTGAATATGCGGCTGACATCAAAGCGGCTTGTGCTTATCCACCATCTTCACTGGCAAACACCTTCGGTGAATGGCTGATGAAGCATGACAAAACCCAGCTGCGTATTTCTGAAACTGAAAAATATGCTCACGTGACCTTCTTCTACAACGGTGGCGTGGAAGAGCCGTTCAAAGGCGAAGACCGCATCCTGATCAACTCGCCAAAAGTGGCGACTTACGATCTGCAGCCAGAAATGAGCTCTGCTGAACTGACCGAAAAACTGGTTGGCGCTATCAACAGCGGTAAATACGATGCGATTATCTGTAACTACCCTAACGGCGACATGGTTGGCCACACCGGTATTTACGATGCCGCAGTAAAAGCCGTTGAAACGCTGGATCACTGTGTCGGTCAGGTCGTCGAAGCCGTACAAAACGTCGGTGGCCAATTGCTGATCACTGCGGACCACGGCAACGCCGAGCTAATGCGCGATCAGGTGACAGGTGCTGCGTATACCGCTCACACCAACCTGCCAGTGCCATTAATCTACGTTGGCAAACCGGCTAAAGCCGTTGAAGGCGGTAAATTGTCTGACATCGCAGCGACCATGCTGACCATGATTGACATGGAAGTGCCTAAAGAGATGACTGGTAAGCCGCTGTTCATCGTGGAATAA
- a CDS encoding rhodanese-like domain-containing protein, with product MQEIMQFVSAHPILSVAWIVLFVAVLVTTFKSRFSKVKEITRGEATLLINKEDAVVVDTRTREDFRKGHLANSLNLTPSDLKNGSFGELEKHKTQPVIVVCANGMSSRESGEHLVKAGFERVYTLKDGIAGWSGENLPLARGK from the coding sequence ATGCAAGAGATTATGCAATTTGTGAGTGCCCATCCCATACTTAGCGTAGCGTGGATTGTTCTGTTTGTAGCAGTGCTGGTCACCACCTTTAAAAGCCGTTTCTCCAAAGTAAAAGAAATTACTCGTGGTGAAGCCACTCTTCTGATTAACAAAGAAGATGCCGTTGTTGTTGATACCCGTACTCGCGAAGATTTTCGCAAGGGTCATCTGGCAAACTCTCTGAATCTAACGCCTAGCGACCTGAAAAATGGCAGCTTTGGTGAGTTAGAGAAACATAAAACTCAGCCAGTTATCGTGGTTTGCGCCAATGGCATGAGCTCTCGTGAATCGGGTGAGCATTTAGTGAAAGCGGGCTTTGAGCGCGTTTATACGCTGAAAGACGGTATCGCAGGCTGGAGCGGTGAGAATCTGCCTTTAGCTCGCGGCAAATAA
- the grxC gene encoding glutaredoxin 3, with translation MANIEIYTKATCPFCHRAKALLQSKGAQFNEIAIDNDPKKREEMIERSGRTTVPQIFIDGQHIGGCDDLHALDAKGGLDPLL, from the coding sequence ATGGCAAACATTGAGATCTATACCAAAGCGACCTGTCCTTTCTGTCATCGCGCGAAAGCGCTATTGCAGTCAAAAGGCGCTCAGTTTAATGAAATTGCTATTGATAACGACCCGAAAAAGCGTGAAGAAATGATTGAGCGCAGTGGTCGTACAACCGTGCCACAGATTTTTATTGATGGGCAGCACATTGGTGGCTGTGACGATTTACACGCGCTGGATGCAAAAGGCGGCCTCGACCCGTTGCTGTAA
- the secB gene encoding protein-export chaperone SecB: MSEQNNSEMSFQIQRVYTKDISFEAPNAPAVFQKDWQPEVKLDLDTASTQLADGVFEVVLRVTVTATLGEETAFLCEVQQAGIFTISGIEGTQMAHCLGAYCPNILFPYARECITSLVSRGTFPQLNLAPVNFDALFMNYLQQAEGAEGAEPQPQDA, from the coding sequence ATGTCAGAACAAAACAACTCAGAGATGTCTTTCCAGATCCAACGTGTTTACACCAAAGATATCTCTTTCGAAGCTCCAAATGCGCCGGCTGTATTCCAGAAAGATTGGCAGCCAGAAGTTAAACTGGATCTGGACACTGCATCCACTCAACTGGCTGACGGCGTGTTTGAAGTGGTGCTGCGCGTAACGGTAACGGCAACTTTGGGCGAAGAAACTGCATTCCTGTGTGAAGTTCAGCAGGCAGGTATCTTCACTATTTCTGGCATCGAAGGAACTCAGATGGCGCATTGTCTGGGTGCTTATTGCCCGAACATCCTGTTCCCGTATGCACGCGAATGCATCACTAGCCTGGTTTCTCGTGGTACTTTCCCACAGTTGAACCTAGCTCCAGTGAACTTCGACGCACTGTTCATGAATTATTTGCAGCAGGCTGAAGGCGCAGAAGGTGCTGAACCGCAGCCTCAGGATGCCTAA
- the gpsA gene encoding NAD(P)H-dependent glycerol-3-phosphate dehydrogenase: MNNPTASMTVIGAGSYGTALAITLARNGHQVVLWGHDPKHIKALDAARCNQAFLPDVPFPDTLTLETDLAKAMAASRDVLVVVPSHVFGEVLRQLKPFLRTDSRIVWATKGLEAETGRLLQDVAREALGPDIPLATLSGPTFAKELAAGLPTAIALSSTDAQFTDDLQQLLHCGKSFRVYSNPDFIGVQLGGAVKNVIAIGAGMSDGIGFGANARTALITRGLTEMSRLGVALGADPTTFMGMSGLGDLVLTCTDNQSRNRRFGIMLGQGVGVQEAQDKIGQVVEGYRNTKEVMALAQRFGVEMPITEQIYQVLYCHKDAREAALTLLGRARKDEKTSR; the protein is encoded by the coding sequence ATGAATAACCCTACGGCTTCAATGACCGTCATCGGTGCTGGCTCGTACGGCACCGCTTTGGCAATTACGCTGGCGCGTAATGGGCATCAAGTGGTGTTATGGGGTCACGACCCTAAACATATCAAAGCACTGGATGCCGCGCGCTGTAATCAGGCATTTCTGCCTGATGTTCCTTTCCCTGATACGCTGACGCTGGAAACCGATCTTGCGAAGGCAATGGCTGCAAGCCGTGATGTGCTGGTCGTTGTACCGAGCCATGTGTTTGGTGAAGTGCTGCGTCAACTGAAGCCATTCCTGCGTACTGATTCACGAATCGTTTGGGCAACCAAGGGATTAGAAGCAGAAACAGGTCGTTTGCTACAAGATGTTGCTCGTGAAGCGCTTGGTCCTGATATTCCTTTAGCTACGCTGTCAGGCCCGACGTTTGCCAAAGAGTTGGCGGCAGGCTTGCCTACGGCAATTGCGCTGTCATCTACCGACGCACAGTTCACCGACGATTTACAGCAGCTATTACACTGCGGCAAAAGCTTCCGTGTTTATAGCAATCCTGATTTCATCGGTGTACAGCTAGGTGGTGCGGTAAAAAACGTGATTGCCATTGGTGCAGGCATGTCTGACGGCATCGGCTTTGGTGCAAACGCCAGAACTGCGTTGATCACGCGTGGACTGACCGAAATGAGTCGTCTTGGTGTTGCGCTGGGTGCCGATCCAACCACCTTTATGGGGATGTCTGGATTGGGTGACTTAGTGCTGACCTGTACTGACAACCAGTCTCGTAACCGCCGTTTTGGGATTATGTTGGGGCAGGGCGTTGGCGTGCAGGAAGCGCAGGATAAGATTGGCCAAGTGGTTGAAGGCTATCGAAATACCAAAGAAGTGATGGCCTTGGCCCAACGCTTTGGTGTGGAGATGCCTATCACTGAGCAAATCTATCAGGTGCTTTATTGCCATAAAGATGCTCGTGAAGCGGCGTTGACGCTGTTAGGCCGAGCACGCAAAGACGAAAAAACCAGCCGTTAG
- the cysE gene encoding serine O-acetyltransferase yields the protein MSIEELEQIWQCIKTEARGLAECEPMLASFYHATLLKHENLGSALSYILANKLANAIMPAIAIREVVEEAYRADTNMTDYAARDILAVRQRDPAVDKYSTPLLYLKGFHALQAYRIGHWLWSQDRKALAIYLQNQISVVFGVDIHPAARIGCGIMLDHATGIVIGETAVVENDVSILQSVTLGGTGKEGGDRHPKIREGVMIGAGAKILGNIEVGRGAKIGAGSVVLHPIPAHTTAAGVPARIVGRPESEKPSMDMDQLFNGSHDGFEFGDGI from the coding sequence ATGTCGATAGAAGAACTAGAACAAATCTGGCAATGCATCAAAACCGAGGCGCGTGGTTTAGCCGAGTGTGAGCCGATGCTGGCTAGCTTCTATCACGCAACACTCCTTAAGCATGAAAATTTGGGCAGTGCACTGAGCTATATTCTGGCGAATAAACTGGCCAATGCCATTATGCCAGCGATTGCTATTCGCGAAGTGGTGGAAGAGGCGTATCGCGCCGACACCAATATGACCGACTACGCGGCACGCGATATTCTCGCGGTTCGCCAGCGAGATCCTGCGGTAGATAAATACTCCACGCCATTGCTTTACCTGAAAGGTTTTCATGCCTTGCAGGCCTACCGAATTGGTCATTGGCTGTGGTCGCAAGATCGCAAAGCGCTGGCTATTTACCTGCAAAATCAAATCTCGGTTGTTTTTGGCGTTGATATTCATCCTGCGGCGCGAATTGGTTGTGGGATCATGCTCGATCATGCGACGGGTATTGTGATCGGCGAAACGGCCGTGGTTGAAAACGACGTGTCTATTCTGCAATCCGTGACGCTAGGTGGTACGGGTAAAGAAGGGGGCGATCGTCATCCGAAGATCCGTGAAGGCGTTATGATCGGCGCGGGTGCTAAAATTCTGGGTAATATCGAAGTGGGTCGCGGAGCCAAGATTGGTGCAGGTTCAGTGGTTCTACATCCTATTCCTGCTCATACCACGGCGGCGGGTGTGCCTGCGCGCATCGTGGGGCGTCCTGAAAGTGAAAAACCGTCCATGGATATGGATCAGTTGTTTAACGGTTCACACGATGGTTTTGAGTTCGGCGACGGAATTTAA
- the trmL gene encoding tRNA (uridine(34)/cytosine(34)/5-carboxymethylaminomethyluridine(34)-2'-O)-methyltransferase TrmL, giving the protein MLNIVLFEPEIPPNTGNIIRLCANTGFSLHLIEPLGFTWDDKRLRRAGLDYHEFATLKKHHDYQAFLDSEKPERLFALTTKGTPAHSAVSYQAGDYLVFGPETRGLPAYILDALPAQQKIRIPMLASSRSMNLSNAVSVVVYEAWRQLGYEGALLKE; this is encoded by the coding sequence ATGCTTAATATCGTTTTATTTGAACCTGAAATCCCACCGAATACCGGCAATATCATCCGTCTTTGCGCCAATACTGGCTTTAGCTTGCACCTCATTGAGCCTTTAGGCTTCACATGGGATGACAAACGCTTACGCCGCGCAGGTTTGGACTATCACGAATTTGCTACGCTGAAGAAACACCATGACTATCAAGCATTTCTCGATAGCGAAAAACCAGAACGCCTATTTGCATTGACCACTAAAGGGACTCCAGCGCACAGCGCTGTGAGCTATCAGGCCGGAGATTATTTGGTATTTGGCCCAGAAACACGTGGCCTACCCGCCTACATTTTGGATGCACTTCCTGCACAGCAGAAGATCCGCATCCCGATGCTTGCTAGCAGCCGCAGCATGAACCTGTCTAACGCAGTTTCAGTGGTGGTTTACGAAGCATGGCGCCAATTAGGCTACGAAGGTGCTTTGCTCAAAGAGTAA
- the cpxA gene encoding envelope stress sensor histidine kinase CpxA codes for MINSLTARIFAIFWLTLALVLMVVLMLPKLDSRQLTSLLDSERRQGIMLEQHVEAELAVDPANDLMWWRRLFRAIDKWSPPGQRLLLVTSEGRVIGAQRNEMQIVRNFIGQSDNADQPKKKKYGRLEMLGPFPIRDGEDNYQLYLVRPASSPQSDFINLMFDRPLLLLLVTMLISSPLLLWLAWSLASPARKLKNAADDVASGNLKQHPELEAGPQEFLATGASFNQMVSALERMVNAQQRLISDISHELRTPLTRLQLATALMRRRHGEYNELSRIEMEAHRLDSMINDLLALSRNQHKTELEREHLKADELWDDVLDNAKFEAEQVGKTLEIISPPGPWPLFGSHAALDSAVENIVRNALRYSHHQIAVTFSCDNQGITIHVDDDGPGVAPEDREQIFRPFYRTDEARDRESGGTGLGLAIVETVVEQHNGWVKAEDSPLGGLRLTLWLPLYTR; via the coding sequence ATGATTAATAGCCTTACGGCACGTATCTTTGCCATTTTCTGGTTAACGCTGGCGTTAGTTCTAATGGTGGTGCTCATGCTGCCAAAGCTCGACTCGCGCCAGCTAACCTCATTACTGGACAGTGAACGCCGTCAAGGCATTATGCTGGAGCAGCACGTAGAAGCAGAGCTAGCTGTTGATCCGGCGAATGACTTGATGTGGTGGCGTCGTTTGTTCCGCGCCATTGATAAATGGTCACCTCCGGGTCAACGCCTTCTGCTGGTGACAAGCGAAGGGCGCGTTATTGGCGCTCAACGCAATGAAATGCAGATTGTACGTAACTTTATCGGCCAGTCTGATAACGCAGACCAGCCGAAAAAGAAAAAATATGGCCGACTTGAAATGCTCGGGCCATTTCCTATTCGTGATGGCGAAGATAACTATCAGCTCTATCTGGTTCGCCCAGCAAGCAGCCCTCAGTCTGATTTCATCAACCTGATGTTTGACCGACCGCTGTTGCTGCTACTTGTCACCATGCTTATCAGCTCACCATTGCTGCTTTGGCTCGCATGGAGCCTCGCAAGCCCCGCTCGTAAGCTTAAAAACGCCGCCGATGATGTTGCCAGCGGTAACCTTAAACAGCATCCAGAACTCGAGGCTGGCCCACAGGAATTCTTAGCCACAGGCGCCAGCTTTAACCAAATGGTTAGCGCGCTTGAGCGTATGGTTAATGCACAGCAGCGTTTGATCTCTGATATTTCGCATGAGCTAAGAACGCCGCTCACGCGCTTGCAGCTTGCCACTGCGCTGATGCGTCGTCGCCACGGTGAATACAACGAGCTTTCACGCATTGAGATGGAGGCGCATCGCCTCGACAGCATGATTAACGACCTGTTGGCGTTATCACGCAATCAGCATAAAACCGAGCTAGAACGCGAGCATTTGAAAGCCGATGAGCTTTGGGATGACGTGTTAGACAACGCGAAGTTTGAGGCTGAGCAGGTTGGGAAAACGTTAGAGATCATCAGCCCTCCGGGACCTTGGCCGTTATTTGGCAGCCATGCAGCTCTGGATAGCGCGGTTGAAAATATCGTGCGTAACGCGCTACGTTACTCTCACCATCAAATTGCGGTGACGTTTAGCTGCGACAATCAGGGCATCACTATCCATGTTGATGATGATGGTCCGGGCGTTGCTCCAGAAGATCGTGAGCAAATTTTCCGGCCGTTCTACCGCACCGATGAAGCGCGCGATCGCGAGTCAGGAGGAACCGGCTTGGGACTCGCCATCGTAGAAACCGTTGTTGAACAGCATAACGGCTGGGTGAAAGCCGAAGACAGCCCATTGGGTGGTTTACGCCTGACACTTTGGCTTCCGCTTTATACGCGATAA
- the cpxR gene encoding envelope stress response regulator transcription factor CpxR, whose product MNKILLVDDDRELTSLLQELLDLEGFSVVVAHDGEQALELLDSSIDLLLLDVMMPKKNGIDTLKEVRQHHQTPVIMLTARGSELDRVLGLELGADDYLPKPFNDRELVARIRAILRRSNWNEQQQSNESNAPTLEVDHLLLNPGRQEASFDGETLELTGTEFTLLYLLAQHLGQVVSREHLSQEVLGKRLTPFDRAIDMHISNLRRKLPERKDGQPWFKTLRGRGYLMVSVS is encoded by the coding sequence ATGAATAAAATTTTACTGGTTGATGACGATCGCGAACTGACGTCACTGTTGCAAGAACTGCTTGATTTAGAAGGTTTTAGCGTCGTGGTAGCGCACGATGGCGAACAGGCTCTGGAACTTTTAGATTCCAGCATTGATCTATTATTGCTCGACGTAATGATGCCAAAGAAAAACGGTATCGATACTTTGAAAGAAGTGCGTCAGCATCATCAAACGCCGGTAATTATGCTCACGGCTCGCGGCAGCGAACTGGACCGCGTATTGGGTCTTGAGCTTGGTGCAGATGACTATCTGCCAAAACCATTTAACGATCGTGAACTGGTTGCGCGTATTCGTGCCATTCTGCGTCGCTCCAACTGGAACGAACAGCAGCAAAGTAACGAAAGCAATGCGCCAACGCTGGAAGTGGATCACCTGCTGCTCAATCCTGGGCGTCAGGAAGCCAGCTTTGATGGGGAAACCTTAGAGCTCACCGGCACTGAATTTACCTTGCTCTATTTGCTGGCACAGCATTTGGGTCAGGTGGTGTCACGTGAACATTTAAGCCAAGAAGTGCTCGGCAAACGCCTGACACCTTTTGACCGCGCGATTGATATGCATATTTCTAACCTGCGCCGTAAGCTGCCAGAACGTAAAGATGGTCAGCCTTGGTTCAAAACGCTGCGTGGTCGCGGTTATCTGATGGTGTCTGTTTCATGA
- the cpxP gene encoding cell-envelope stress modulator CpxP: MRKVTSLAMTLMLAMASTAAFADGTQQNGMLYQSMDHNRMFDGVNLTEHQRQQMRDLMQLARHDLPRVDIAEAEAMHNLVTAEKFDEAAVRQLAEKMAQESINRQVEMAKIRNQMYNLLTPEQKAQLNERYQQRIASWQQQVATMQNTSALKLGTKE, translated from the coding sequence ATGCGTAAAGTAACCTCGTTAGCCATGACTTTGATGCTTGCGATGGCCTCTACCGCAGCATTTGCCGATGGCACTCAACAAAACGGTATGTTGTATCAAAGTATGGATCATAACCGCATGTTTGACGGTGTGAATCTTACCGAACATCAGCGCCAACAAATGCGCGATTTGATGCAACTAGCGCGACACGATTTACCCCGCGTTGATATAGCGGAGGCTGAAGCCATGCATAATCTGGTAACGGCAGAAAAGTTCGATGAAGCCGCAGTGCGGCAGTTAGCCGAAAAAATGGCTCAGGAGAGTATAAACCGTCAGGTTGAAATGGCGAAAATTCGCAACCAGATGTACAACCTGCTGACTCCCGAGCAAAAGGCCCAGTTAAATGAGCGTTACCAGCAACGCATTGCCAGTTGGCAGCAGCAGGTAGCGACCATGCAGAATACTTCAGCCCTGAAGTTAGGTACGAAAGAGTAG